The DNA region GAAGTCGAGGAAGACAAACCTAGAAAAAGAGCAAGAACAAGCAAGGAGTGAGAACAATGCATCTGTTGTGACAGCTTCAGGAAAAGCAGATGAGGTAGAagacgaggaagaagacgatgatTTCATCACCAATGAGGTTAAGAGAAGGATTAAGGAGCTAAGGAGAAACAGTTTCATGGTCTTGATAcctgaagaagacgaagaaggagagcaagaagaggaggaagaagagtcTTATCTAGGTGAAGACGAAGGAGAAGACAAATGTTCAAGTGTCTGGAGAGACGTGGTCGCTGAAGGACTTCAATGGTGGGGTGGTTTCGATGCTGTCTACGAAAAGTATTGCGAGCGTATGCTCTTCTTCGATCGCTTAACCTCTCACCAGCTCAAAGAGATTGTTGCTCCGAGTCCTTCAACTCCATCGCCAAGATCCGCATCCAAGAAGCTCTCATCGCTGCCTTTTCGATGTCTTTCTCTGAAGAAAATGGACGTTcctgatgaggaggaggaggaagaaggtATAGAGCATTTGCAGCAGACGGAGTCTGACCCTTGTAAAGATCTCGAGACAGCTTACGTCGCTCAGCTCTGCCTCACTTGGGAGGCGCTTCACTGTCAGTACACTCAGCTGAGCCACTTGATCTCATGCCAACCCGACACCCTGACTTGCTACAACCACACTGCGCAGCAGTTTCAGCAGTTCCTGGTCTTGCTGCAGAGGTATATAGAGAATGAACCGTTTGAGGAGCATGGCTCTAGAGCTGAGCTTTATGCTCGTGCTAGAAACGCAATGCCTAAGCTTCTTCAAGCTCCCAAGATTCAAGGTGAGTTTCCTTAATCTCCTCATCACATTGTGTGAAGTAGTATTaagttaaatcatttttttatatatatctcaGGGTCAGATAAGGAGAAAGATACAGACTACATGGTCCTAGCTGATGATCTCATCAGAATCATCGAGAGCTCCATCCTTACTTTCAACGTTTTCTTGAAAATGGATAAGAAGAAACCAAATGGGATCATTCACATGTTTGGGAACAACAATAACCATATCAGTTCTACAACACCTTTGCAACTTGTTCAGTCATCTATTGAAAAGGTATGTTTTTAGGAGCAAATGTATACGCTTCTTTGGTGTCGTCTCATAAGATTTGAATctcttgtaaaaaaaaaaacaattgcaGAAGAGGGTGAAAGCAAAAGAGCTTTCTAAGAAAACAAAAGGGTTGAGAAAGAAAGCTTGGCCACAAACATGGGAAGGTGTTCAGCTCTTGTTTGCAGCCATTGACATCAAACTAGCAACAAGGGTTCTTAGAATGGGGAGAATCAGTAAAGAGCAGCTTCTATGGTGTGAAGAGAAGATGAAAAAACTCAGCTTCTCTGGTGGGAAGCTTCAAAGACACCCATCTCCACTTCTTTTCCCTTgttgataaataataataaatgatgATGATACACACaatgattttatattcagtCTTATGTCAACTGctcccttctttttttttttgtagacatATCAGTGAAGTGAGATTGTGATTGTGTGTTCCCTATTTGCCTCACTGGCTTTCCATTAAGGTTTCAAATCCAAAAGACAGTTTTCAAACTTGAAATCATTACATATAAGTATTAGTTTAGTCTTTAACTTAGATAGATCATGCGACTTCTAAACTTTTcctaatgtgttttttttctagTTGAACTAATGACACTTGTTGCTTTTGGGGGATAGATTCACTGTTTAAGGGACCATTTTTCATTGTTGTCGTTAGGATGTAAGCACATACATGGAAGAATCCAATGTTGTCTTTTTGATGATGGGAAGCTAAATCttatgatggtgatgatggACAAGTCTTGATATGTTCTCCTGAAAATGATTTATGTACATATGTGCTTGTAACTATGAATATATAAGTGTGATTGTGTGTATATTATGTGAAGTTAATTTGTGGTTAAAATTGATTTCCTCTTTCATTAAACTGTGAAGAACATAAAGAAATGTTTggcctaccaaaaaaaaaactcagctTCTTACTAATGAGAATCAAAACTTTAAATGTGATAATAGCTTCAAGAAATAATGGTAATCTAAAATTTCGTCATTATAGTAGTGGTCTGGTGGTGTTGGAGGAGAGCAAAATATCTTTCCAAGCTTCATAGAAGACCCAAGTGATACCTGAAGACGGCATAACTTTCAAACAGCTTGCTCCCCATCCTCTGTACAGTCCCATCACTCCTCTTTCCTTCACTACTTCTGCTATCGCCGCCGCCATGTTCGGTGGACATTCCCCTTTCAGAGCTCCCACCATCAACCGCTTCCGCGCCACTTCCAACGGGAAGCTAATGGTGCTTGCCGTTAGACCCGCTAGAGCTCCGAGAACAAGCATCTCCGGACGGTTTAAAGCCTTCTTGTTCTTGGACTTGCAGTAAGTGGTCTTCATCGTGTCGTACATGAAGTAATAACACGTGCTGTAAGGAAGCATCCCTACAAGCGTTGGTCCTAAACCCGCGTAGAAGCCACGGATCCCATCGTCTCTCAAGATCCTCGGTACCGCGAGGCTTAGGCTCGGATAGATCTCAGGACTCACGGTCAATCTATCCTTGATGACTTCCAGAGGGTGGCAAACGAGTGTACTGGCGATACCAGCAGCTGCACCAGCCACAGCAACGGGAGAGATCCAAGATATAGACGGTGGACTGAAACTAAAACCACAAACTTCGATCTTTGTTGCCTTGTCaatcttcttcagcttctcttGCGCCGAAGTCATCACACGCTTTACACACTCGAACGTGCTCAGCTCGATGGCTTGCGTCGGAACGATACGTATCATGTTGATCTCGTTGCCAGCCCAAAGACCTACCCATCCTTGCTTCTGTACTATTTCAAGAAAGCTGCCTGGGATGGTCTTTGATCCAACGCCAACAATCATCCTCGTCCTGAAATATTGTTTCACACAGAACAATGCAGTTCAGAGAAAAACATCAAAGGAGATTGATTTCATTCATTTAGGAGATGACAAGTGTTGGATGGAGTAATATAGACCTTATTGTCTCAAGGGGAGCAAGAACAGCTTTGGTCATAGCTCCAGCTAAAGCCCCACTAAGAAACTCACGAGCTTCCCTGGACTTGAAGAAATCCTGAACCAAGAAAACATAGAGACATATCATATATCACACAATGATTTCAGACAGAACACAACATATATTGTCAAAACTCACAGGAagtaaaacagaggaaaaaagtaactcacttaaaaaaaaaaaaattaaaaacacaacATAGAGATATCATTTAGCATATGGTTTGCTTCAGACAGAAACACAACACATATTGTCAAAACTAAGAACAAAAACAGAGAGACTAGAACAgaggaaaacaaaaacagagagacTAGAACAGAGGTaaacaaaaaacagaaaaggAACTCACTTTAACAGGAATAGTCAAGTCAGGAAACTGAGGCTGGAGACGGAGAGGAGACTCTGATGGAGATGAAGAAATAGATTCCTTTGTCATTACCACGAACCCTTCTTTTGGAACAACCATTGTCATCTCCACTGATCTCTCTCTTATATCTGTCTCCGTTTGAAAGATTTTAGACAGAACATGAGATTCAGAGAGGGCTTAAAATGGGAGGATATTCaactaaacataattaattaaataaaataataaaacttttcAGATTATGAAGAGTTTTATTTTCAGATAGAGAcgaataaaatactagtatatgGGAAGATCTTAAAGTTAAGGGTTTATGTTGTTTGCA from Raphanus sativus cultivar WK10039 unplaced genomic scaffold, ASM80110v3 Scaffold1234, whole genome shotgun sequence includes:
- the LOC108859453 gene encoding uncharacterized protein LOC108859453: MDFLKVRKFRKSRKTNLEKEQEQARSENNASVVTASGKADEVEDEEEDDDFITNEVKRRIKELRRNSFMVLIPEEDEEGEQEEEEEESYLGEDEGEDKCSSVWRDVVAEGLQWWGGFDAVYEKYCERMLFFDRLTSHQLKEIVAPSPSTPSPRSASKKLSSLPFRCLSLKKMDVPDEEEEEEGIEHLQQTESDPCKDLETAYVAQLCLTWEALHCQYTQLSHLISCQPDTLTCYNHTAQQFQQFLVLLQRYIENEPFEEHGSRAELYARARNAMPKLLQAPKIQGSDKEKDTDYMVLADDLIRIIESSILTFNVFLKMDKKKPNGIIHMFGNNNNHISSTTPLQLVQSSIEKKRVKAKELSKKTKGLRKKAWPQTWEGVQLLFAAIDIKLATRVLRMGRISKEQLLWCEEKMKKLSFSGGKLQRHPSPLLFPC
- the LOC108859963 gene encoding probable mitochondrial adenine nucleotide transporter BTL1, with protein sequence MTMVVPKEGFVVMTKESISSSPSESPLRLQPQFPDLTIPVKDFFKSREAREFLSGALAGAMTKAVLAPLETIRTRMIVGVGSKTIPGSFLEIVQKQGWVGLWAGNEINMIRIVPTQAIELSTFECVKRVMTSAQEKLKKIDKATKIEVCGFSFSPPSISWISPVAVAGAAAGIASTLVCHPLEVIKDRLTVSPEIYPSLSLAVPRILRDDGIRGFYAGLGPTLVGMLPYSTCYYFMYDTMKTTYCKSKNKKALNRPEMLVLGALAGLTASTISFPLEVARKRLMVGALKGECPPNMAAAIAEVVKERGVMGLYRGWGASCLKVMPSSGITWVFYEAWKDILLSSNTTRPLL